From Solwaraspora sp. WMMD1047, the proteins below share one genomic window:
- a CDS encoding helix-turn-helix transcriptional regulator, with protein sequence MTNNLTIGERVAWYRRRRGLSQEVLAGLIGRTADWLGKIENNRIELDRLSVIKALADVLDVSLGDLLAEPSLLDWNDDTGNDTVPALRTALMNYQTITPFRHSGTDSPPARPDDLKREVRDLWDAYQGSRFGYVVARLPDLLGRAHAAADQLDGDDQDQARRLLGLTYQLAATQLTKLGETDLAWIAADRGLTAVRPTADPLVTGSLLRSVGHALHSTGRYREAVRLTEDAAAYLEPHLDKPTPALLSVYGTLFLSGAMAAARANDPTTTRTFLGVADETAGRLGADANHLWTAFGPTNVTIHRVATAGELGDVQVAVDLGPRVDTTALPMERRIRHALEVARAYNSWNRPDDAQAALLDAEQLAPEQVRHHFLSRQLALTWIRRQRGKPSTQLVGLARRLNVLD encoded by the coding sequence ATGACCAACAACCTGACGATCGGCGAACGCGTCGCCTGGTACCGCCGCCGACGCGGACTGTCCCAAGAAGTCCTCGCCGGACTCATCGGCCGTACCGCCGACTGGCTCGGCAAGATCGAGAACAACCGGATCGAGCTGGACCGGCTCTCCGTCATCAAGGCACTCGCCGACGTCCTGGACGTCTCCCTCGGCGATCTCCTCGCCGAACCGTCCCTGCTCGACTGGAACGACGACACCGGCAACGACACCGTGCCGGCACTGCGCACCGCCCTGATGAACTACCAGACCATCACGCCATTCCGTCACAGCGGCACCGACAGCCCGCCGGCGCGTCCCGACGACCTCAAGCGCGAAGTCCGGGACCTCTGGGACGCCTACCAAGGTTCCCGCTTCGGCTACGTGGTCGCCCGCCTACCCGACCTCCTCGGCCGCGCCCATGCCGCCGCCGACCAGCTCGACGGTGACGACCAGGACCAGGCCCGCCGACTCCTCGGCCTCACCTACCAACTCGCCGCCACCCAACTCACCAAACTCGGCGAGACCGACCTTGCTTGGATCGCCGCCGACCGCGGCCTCACCGCCGTCCGACCAACCGCCGACCCGCTCGTCACCGGCTCCCTGTTGCGGTCCGTCGGCCACGCCCTGCACTCCACCGGCCGCTACCGCGAAGCCGTCCGACTCACCGAGGACGCCGCCGCCTACCTCGAACCCCACCTCGACAAGCCGACACCCGCCCTGCTGTCCGTCTACGGCACCCTGTTCCTGTCCGGAGCCATGGCCGCCGCCCGAGCCAACGACCCCACCACCACCCGAACCTTCCTCGGCGTCGCCGATGAGACCGCCGGCCGGCTCGGTGCGGACGCCAACCATCTGTGGACCGCCTTCGGCCCCACCAACGTCACCATCCACCGCGTCGCCACCGCCGGAGAACTCGGCGACGTGCAGGTCGCCGTCGACCTCGGCCCCCGCGTCGACACCACCGCCCTACCCATGGAACGCCGCATCCGCCACGCCCTCGAAGTCGCCCGCGCCTACAACTCCTGGAACCGCCCCGACGACGCCCAAGCCGCCCTCCTCGACGCCGAACAACTCGCCCCCGAACAGGTCCGCCACCACTTCCTCAGCCGCCAACTCGCCCTCACCTGGATCCGCCGCCAACGCGGCAAACCCTCCACCCAACTCGTCGGACTCGCCCGCCGCCTCAACGTGCTCGACTGA
- a CDS encoding replication initiator gives MTQNPAHPPQRQPDTQPRPGSRADRMRKPLAKDALKKLAEDNGVCTRPLALRRTDTVTGATEVVEVPCGATLAAKCKPCAERGRRLRIQQIREGWHLADEPAIRPDPAGEEALALVRVRAHMEFEREALQYQPMHPDERAAQLADLDAGIAELDEALSTTDLRGHLTPKERDDRPRRKRSTRRRQDAPDLPRLPVDPRTVGRAYTGRQGQTYRPSMLVTLTLGSHGPVHSHLRRGAYIAPCECGQRHGPHDDVLGTPVDPAGYDYRRAALDAIHFARILDRWWQNLRRAAGWNVQYAGAVELQRRLAPHAHFAIRGTLPRRLLKQIAAATYHQVWWPSFDHPVYRVDKPPVWDVDRQAYVDPKTRAPLTSWAVALDELEEPDSRPAYVARLGRIDARGIDHGTRDAERSIRYVTKYVTKDLTDQAKPRSNPQRAHFDRLHAELSTLPCSPTCANWLLYGIQPDGAKAGLTPGRCTGKVHQRSTLGFTGRRVLVSRQWSGKTLADHRADNRAWVRTILAGGMADTVEHDQADTAEPDGPNRYRFELARPEDPDVLPVEHRILRAVSARIRWRTDLDAARQRAPGPLSATASLPLAA, from the coding sequence GTGACCCAGAACCCTGCCCACCCCCCGCAGAGGCAGCCGGACACCCAGCCCCGGCCCGGGTCCCGGGCCGACCGGATGCGCAAGCCGTTGGCCAAGGACGCGCTCAAGAAACTGGCCGAGGACAACGGCGTCTGCACCCGTCCGCTGGCCCTGCGCCGGACCGACACGGTGACCGGAGCGACCGAGGTCGTGGAGGTGCCGTGCGGGGCGACCCTCGCGGCGAAGTGCAAGCCCTGCGCGGAGCGGGGGCGGCGGCTGCGTATCCAGCAGATCCGGGAGGGCTGGCACCTCGCCGACGAACCCGCTATCCGCCCCGACCCGGCCGGTGAGGAAGCCCTCGCCCTGGTCCGGGTCCGGGCGCACATGGAGTTCGAACGCGAAGCGCTGCAGTACCAGCCCATGCACCCCGACGAGCGGGCCGCGCAGCTCGCCGACCTGGATGCCGGGATCGCCGAGTTGGACGAAGCACTGTCCACCACGGACCTACGCGGGCACCTGACCCCGAAGGAACGCGACGACCGGCCGAGGCGGAAGCGGTCGACCCGGCGGCGGCAGGACGCCCCGGATCTGCCCCGGCTGCCGGTCGACCCGCGCACGGTGGGCCGCGCCTACACCGGCCGGCAGGGTCAGACTTACCGGCCGTCCATGCTCGTCACGCTGACCCTGGGCTCACATGGGCCGGTGCACTCCCACCTACGCCGGGGCGCCTACATCGCGCCGTGCGAGTGCGGGCAGCGCCACGGGCCGCATGACGACGTGCTCGGCACCCCGGTCGACCCGGCCGGCTACGACTACCGCCGGGCGGCGCTGGACGCGATCCACTTCGCCCGGATCCTCGACCGGTGGTGGCAGAACCTGCGCCGCGCCGCCGGCTGGAACGTCCAGTACGCCGGGGCCGTCGAGCTGCAACGCAGGCTGGCGCCACACGCACACTTCGCGATCCGCGGCACCCTGCCCCGCCGGCTGCTCAAGCAGATCGCGGCGGCCACCTACCACCAGGTGTGGTGGCCGTCGTTCGACCACCCCGTCTACCGGGTCGACAAGCCGCCGGTGTGGGACGTCGACCGGCAGGCATACGTCGACCCCAAGACCAGGGCACCGCTGACGTCGTGGGCGGTCGCTCTCGACGAGCTGGAGGAACCCGACAGCCGACCCGCCTACGTCGCCCGGCTCGGCCGGATCGACGCCCGGGGCATCGACCACGGCACCCGCGACGCGGAACGGTCGATCCGGTACGTGACGAAGTACGTCACCAAGGACCTGACCGACCAGGCCAAGCCGCGCAGCAACCCGCAACGGGCGCACTTCGACCGGCTCCACGCCGAACTGTCCACCCTGCCGTGCTCGCCCACCTGCGCTAACTGGCTGCTCTACGGAATCCAACCCGACGGCGCCAAAGCCGGGCTGACCCCCGGGCGGTGCACCGGCAAGGTCCACCAGCGCTCCACGCTCGGCTTCACCGGCCGGCGGGTCCTGGTCTCCCGACAGTGGTCCGGCAAGACCCTGGCCGACCACCGGGCCGACAACCGGGCATGGGTCCGCACGATCCTGGCCGGCGGCATGGCCGACACCGTCGAGCACGACCAGGCCGACACCGCCGAACCGGACGGGCCGAACCGGTACCGCTTCGAACTCGCCCGACCGGAAGACCCCGACGTCCTACCCGTCGAACACCGCATCCTGCGCGCCGTATCCGCCCGCATCCGCTGGCGAACAGACCTGGATGCCGCCCGACAACGCGCACCCGGACCGCTTTCGGCAACCGCTTCTCTGCCCCTCGCAGCCTGA
- a CDS encoding helix-turn-helix domain-containing protein, with the protein MDDELLTVPEVLAALNGVSRRTFYRWRELGIAPECIKLPNGELRIGRRDLRVWLEQHREAA; encoded by the coding sequence ATGGATGACGAGCTGTTGACCGTTCCTGAGGTGCTTGCCGCGCTCAACGGCGTATCCCGGCGGACCTTCTACCGCTGGCGAGAGCTGGGAATCGCGCCGGAGTGCATCAAGCTCCCGAACGGTGAGCTGCGCATCGGTCGGCGCGACCTGCGGGTCTGGCTGGAACAACACCGGGAGGCGGCATGA
- a CDS encoding DUF2637 domain-containing protein encodes MTTRTERAEGVVLVAILLVVGGLAGAASFTHVHDWTMANSPAGTGDWFGWANAAISELIPLAALLTIRRRRRTGGPIGYPMFLLVAAVALSLSAQLAVAKPGPSGWLLSAVPALAFLGLSKLVLTVPSSPAAVPAGPHPSPAVPTEDGERPGLVPAQVSDRDGTGRRDGADDEPDGDQAATVDLVQLARRRAVEHRAATGRPITRDELRAALRVSNGAASELLRQIRDPDRPALVPVPAAAFATRNGTSHPATATEATP; translated from the coding sequence GTGACGACCCGCACCGAACGGGCTGAGGGGGTGGTCCTGGTCGCGATCCTGCTCGTGGTGGGTGGGCTGGCTGGGGCGGCGTCGTTCACCCACGTCCACGACTGGACCATGGCTAACTCTCCGGCCGGTACCGGTGACTGGTTCGGCTGGGCCAACGCCGCGATCTCCGAACTGATCCCCCTCGCTGCCCTGCTCACCATCCGACGCAGGCGACGCACGGGCGGCCCGATCGGGTACCCGATGTTCCTCCTCGTCGCCGCGGTGGCCCTGTCCCTGTCCGCGCAACTCGCCGTGGCCAAACCCGGCCCCTCCGGCTGGCTGCTGTCCGCCGTGCCCGCCCTGGCGTTCCTCGGCCTGTCCAAACTCGTCCTCACCGTCCCGTCGTCCCCGGCGGCGGTCCCGGCCGGACCGCACCCGTCCCCGGCCGTCCCGACCGAGGACGGCGAGCGTCCCGGCCTCGTACCCGCCCAGGTCAGCGACCGGGACGGCACCGGCCGGCGGGACGGCGCGGACGACGAGCCGGACGGCGACCAGGCGGCCACCGTCGATCTGGTCCAGCTTGCCCGGCGGCGTGCCGTCGAGCATCGGGCGGCGACCGGCCGGCCCATCACCCGTGACGAGTTGCGGGCCGCGTTGCGGGTCTCCAACGGCGCGGCCTCGGAACTGCTGCGCCAGATCCGCGACCCGGACCGGCCCGCCCTGGTTCCCGTTCCCGCCGCCGCGTTCGCCACCCGCAACGGCACCAGCCACCCGGCAACCGCCACGGAGGCCACCCCGTGA
- a CDS encoding GntR family transcriptional regulator: MAYEIPTPKYLRVLNALRQRIEDGVYGPGAALPSESQLCTEFGVSRPTVLKALGILKQDGWIESQQGKGSFVRGRPPSGRTSPEYARDVLELDETAEVEILHVGPVLASPRIAAELGIAEGTPVYERRRRTVSASGPVDLVATFVPVDIAVGTAVIKPEPIPGGLLDHIGRIKGLRADYATERMTARRVGPDEAEALEVPADEPVLSVVLTLHQASGEPILTSVLVMPGSRHEIEDTYPVS; the protein is encoded by the coding sequence ATGGCGTACGAGATTCCGACGCCGAAGTATCTGCGCGTGTTGAACGCGTTGCGGCAGCGCATTGAGGACGGCGTTTACGGGCCGGGAGCGGCGCTGCCGTCGGAGAGCCAGTTGTGCACGGAGTTCGGGGTGTCTCGTCCGACGGTCCTCAAGGCGTTGGGGATCTTGAAGCAGGACGGGTGGATCGAATCCCAGCAGGGCAAGGGCAGTTTTGTGCGGGGGCGTCCGCCGTCGGGGCGCACGTCGCCGGAGTACGCGCGGGATGTGCTGGAGCTGGATGAGACCGCCGAGGTGGAGATTCTGCACGTCGGGCCGGTGCTGGCGTCGCCTCGGATCGCTGCTGAGCTGGGCATAGCGGAGGGGACTCCGGTGTATGAGCGGCGGCGGCGGACGGTCTCTGCGTCGGGGCCGGTGGACCTGGTGGCCACGTTCGTGCCGGTTGACATCGCGGTGGGTACGGCGGTGATCAAACCGGAACCGATTCCGGGCGGGCTGCTGGATCACATCGGACGGATCAAGGGCCTTCGGGCGGACTACGCCACGGAGCGGATGACCGCCCGGCGGGTCGGCCCGGACGAGGCCGAGGCCCTGGAGGTGCCGGCGGATGAGCCGGTGTTGAGTGTTGTGCTGACGCTGCACCAGGCGTCCGGTGAGCCGATTCTGACGTCGGTGCTGGTGATGCCGGGTAGCCGGCACGAGATCGAGGACACCTACCCGGTTTCCTGA
- a CDS encoding tyrosine-type recombinase/integrase: MKSRAVRVWDLRINKGGKKKTYTVRWTVEGREKSRNFATRALADNFRSDLMQVINRGEAFDSATGLPDSMMAAKGAQTWLEFVQAYLDMKWPGAAAKTRASLVDALATVTPALVRDVSGRPEVAELRRLLVDHLLPPAVRQRDVPPELAPALRWLRRASLPLAEVGQAATVRGALDALALTLDGRAAAVTTVRRKRSVFYNVLQYAVELEELEFNPVDKLRVRSTRKKLAVTVDRRVVVNPRQAGELLTAVSYVGRRGRVRKGERLVGFFACLYLAGLRPGEALGLREQDCHLPAKGWGRLTLVDNRPQSGKRWTDSGEAHDLRGLKHRADSEPRGVPIPPVLVEILRQHIDRYGVAEDGRLFRSERGSVVAASTYSRVWEEARAFALTPHQFASPLAGRPYDLRHAAVSLWLNAGVPATEVAERAGHSVDVLLKVYAKCIDGQEATVNRRIEDALRGSGG; this comes from the coding sequence ATGAAGTCGCGCGCGGTCCGGGTCTGGGACCTGCGCATCAACAAGGGCGGCAAGAAGAAGACCTACACCGTCCGGTGGACCGTCGAGGGCCGGGAGAAGTCGCGCAACTTCGCGACCCGTGCTCTGGCGGACAATTTCCGGTCCGACCTGATGCAGGTGATCAACCGGGGCGAGGCGTTCGACTCGGCGACCGGGTTGCCCGACTCGATGATGGCGGCCAAGGGCGCGCAGACGTGGCTTGAGTTCGTTCAGGCGTACCTCGATATGAAGTGGCCCGGGGCGGCGGCCAAGACGCGGGCGAGCCTGGTCGACGCGCTCGCCACCGTCACCCCGGCGTTGGTCCGGGACGTGTCGGGCCGGCCGGAGGTGGCAGAGTTGCGCCGGTTACTGGTCGACCACCTGCTACCGCCGGCCGTTCGGCAACGGGACGTCCCGCCGGAACTGGCACCCGCGTTGCGGTGGTTGCGCCGGGCGTCGCTGCCGCTCGCCGAGGTCGGCCAGGCGGCGACCGTCCGGGGAGCGCTCGACGCCCTGGCGCTGACGCTCGACGGCCGCGCGGCGGCGGTGACCACGGTGCGGCGTAAGCGATCGGTGTTCTACAACGTGCTGCAGTACGCGGTCGAGCTGGAGGAGTTGGAGTTCAACCCGGTCGACAAGCTGCGGGTGCGGTCGACGCGCAAGAAGCTCGCCGTGACGGTGGATCGTCGGGTGGTGGTGAATCCGCGGCAGGCGGGGGAACTGCTCACGGCGGTGTCGTACGTCGGGCGGCGCGGCCGGGTGCGCAAGGGTGAGCGGCTGGTCGGGTTCTTCGCCTGCCTCTACCTGGCGGGCCTTCGTCCGGGTGAGGCGCTGGGACTGCGGGAGCAGGACTGCCACCTTCCGGCAAAGGGGTGGGGGCGGCTGACGCTTGTCGACAACCGGCCGCAGTCCGGCAAGCGGTGGACCGACAGCGGCGAGGCTCACGACCTGCGCGGGCTCAAGCACCGGGCCGACTCGGAGCCGCGGGGCGTGCCGATCCCGCCGGTGCTGGTCGAGATCCTGCGCCAGCACATCGACCGGTACGGCGTCGCCGAGGATGGCCGGCTGTTTCGCAGCGAGCGGGGCAGCGTGGTGGCGGCCTCGACGTACTCGCGGGTCTGGGAGGAGGCTCGGGCGTTCGCGCTGACTCCGCACCAGTTCGCCTCGCCGCTGGCGGGTCGGCCGTACGACCTGCGGCACGCGGCGGTGTCACTCTGGCTGAACGCCGGTGTTCCGGCAACCGAGGTCGCGGAGCGGGCCGGGCACTCGGTCGACGTGCTGTTGAAGGTCTACGCGAAGTGCATCGACGGCCAGGAGGCGACCGTCAACCGCCGGATCGAGGATGCGTTGCGGGGTTCCGGTGGCTAG
- a CDS encoding NUDIX hydrolase — protein sequence MTASETPPMATPRVAAGALFFDDEGRVLLVRPTYKPHWDIPGGYVEPGESPRAACIREIREELSLTVHVGPLLVVDWAPANNEGDKILFVFNAGHFDADMQQRVAFRDGELAEWRLVAPDDLPEYTPDRLTRRIQTAVNARREGSPTYTEHGVIP from the coding sequence GTGACGGCATCCGAGACGCCCCCCATGGCCACCCCCCGCGTCGCCGCAGGCGCTCTCTTCTTCGACGACGAAGGCCGCGTACTCCTCGTACGACCCACCTACAAACCCCATTGGGACATCCCCGGTGGCTATGTCGAACCCGGAGAATCACCCCGCGCCGCCTGCATCCGCGAGATCCGCGAAGAACTCAGCCTCACGGTTCACGTTGGCCCATTGCTCGTAGTCGATTGGGCGCCCGCCAACAACGAAGGAGACAAGATCCTCTTCGTGTTCAACGCAGGGCACTTTGATGCCGACATGCAGCAGCGCGTCGCCTTCCGCGATGGAGAACTTGCCGAGTGGCGCCTTGTCGCTCCCGATGACCTACCCGAGTACACTCCCGACCGGCTTACCCGCCGCATTCAGACCGCCGTCAACGCCCGGCGCGAAGGAAGCCCCACATACACCGAACACGGTGTCATTCCTTGA
- a CDS encoding FtsK/SpoIIIE domain-containing protein — protein MPLINVIPGEKIPVAPMNMRLPAWRVPGWLLVLWWLGRGLVRVAVWAVRHWWLTGPVGLGWWIGAEYGWLVLVGVVAAVAAGCVGWWRWHPASWLRFGWYPAVARWRRLWVYRRGWAATMATCGLATSFAGDRFVPRLVSVRCDRFTDVVTVRMLPGQLPDDWGHAADRLAYAFRLREGRAFSTGRPDRVVLHFRRRDPLAATVKPLPVPVVPDFTGLELGVAEDGQPYRLRLAGTHVLVAGATNSGKGSVLWSLIRSLAGGVRSGLVELWVFDPKGGMELAAGRALFARFAYDDPDSMAGVLEEAVKRMRQRAARLRGVSRQHTPTVDEPLIVLVVDELAALTAYLSDRKVRDRIKDALGLLLSQGRAVGVHVIAALQDPRKDVLPFRDLFPTRIGLRMTEPEQVDMVLGDHARDRGATCDLIPETAPGVGFVALDGIREPVRVRFSYLTDDDIHDLAHTHHRSDIEEEKP, from the coding sequence ATGCCGTTGATCAATGTGATTCCGGGGGAGAAGATCCCGGTTGCGCCGATGAACATGCGGCTGCCGGCGTGGCGGGTGCCGGGCTGGCTGCTCGTCTTGTGGTGGCTGGGTCGGGGTCTGGTCCGGGTCGCCGTGTGGGCGGTTCGGCACTGGTGGTTGACCGGCCCGGTCGGGCTCGGCTGGTGGATCGGGGCCGAGTACGGCTGGCTGGTCTTGGTCGGCGTCGTCGCGGCGGTTGCGGCGGGGTGTGTCGGCTGGTGGCGGTGGCATCCGGCCTCGTGGCTGCGGTTCGGCTGGTATCCGGCCGTAGCCAGGTGGCGGCGGTTGTGGGTGTACCGGCGAGGGTGGGCGGCCACGATGGCAACCTGTGGTCTGGCTACCTCGTTCGCCGGTGACCGGTTCGTTCCCCGGCTGGTGTCGGTGCGCTGCGACCGGTTCACCGATGTCGTGACGGTGCGGATGCTGCCCGGCCAGCTTCCCGACGACTGGGGCCACGCCGCCGACCGGCTCGCGTACGCGTTCCGGCTCCGGGAAGGCCGCGCCTTCTCGACCGGGCGCCCGGATCGGGTGGTGTTGCACTTCCGCCGCCGCGACCCCCTCGCCGCAACCGTGAAGCCGTTGCCAGTACCGGTAGTCCCGGACTTCACCGGTCTGGAGTTGGGGGTGGCCGAGGACGGGCAGCCGTACCGGCTGCGGCTGGCCGGCACTCACGTCCTGGTAGCCGGGGCCACGAACTCGGGCAAGGGCTCGGTGCTGTGGTCGCTGATCCGATCCCTTGCCGGCGGGGTGCGCTCCGGGCTGGTGGAGCTGTGGGTGTTCGACCCCAAAGGCGGCATGGAACTGGCGGCCGGCAGGGCGCTGTTCGCCCGGTTCGCCTACGACGACCCGGACAGCATGGCCGGCGTCCTGGAGGAGGCCGTCAAACGCATGCGCCAGCGGGCCGCCCGGCTACGCGGGGTGTCCCGCCAGCACACCCCGACCGTTGATGAGCCGCTGATCGTGCTGGTCGTCGACGAGCTGGCCGCGTTGACGGCGTACCTGTCCGACCGCAAAGTCAGGGACCGGATCAAGGACGCGCTCGGGCTGCTGCTGTCGCAGGGCCGCGCGGTCGGGGTGCACGTCATCGCCGCGTTGCAGGACCCCCGCAAGGACGTGCTGCCGTTTCGGGACCTGTTCCCGACCCGTATCGGGTTGCGGATGACCGAACCGGAACAGGTCGACATGGTCCTCGGCGACCACGCCCGCGACCGGGGCGCCACCTGCGACCTGATCCCGGAAACCGCGCCGGGGGTCGGGTTCGTCGCTCTCGACGGCATCCGGGAACCGGTCCGGGTCCGGTTCTCCTACCTCACCGATGACGACATCCACGACCTCGCCCACACCCACCACCGGTCCGACATCGAGGAGGAGAAGCCGTGA